In one Aquila chrysaetos chrysaetos chromosome 24, bAquChr1.4, whole genome shotgun sequence genomic region, the following are encoded:
- the MAPKAPK2 gene encoding MAP kinase-activated protein kinase 2 yields the protein MLSGAPPPPAGFPSPPPPQPPPPPPPAAPPHGPPPPPFPVKGGLQIRKNAITDDYKVTTQVLGLGINGKVLEIFSKKSGEKFALKMLQDCPKARREVELHWRASQCAHIVRIMDVYENLYQGRKCLLIVMECLDGGELFSRIQDRGDQAFTEREASEIMKSIGEAIQYLHSINIAHRDVKPENLLYTSKRPNAVLKLTDFGFAKETTTHNSLATPCYTPYYVAPEVLGPEKYDKSCDMWSLGVIMYILLCGYPPFYSNHGLAISPGMKKRIRMGQYEFPNPEWSEVSEEVKQLIRNLLKTDPTQRMTITEFMNHPWIMQSMQVPQTPLHTSRVLKEEKDLWEDVKEEMTSALATMRVDYEQIKIKKIEDSSNPLLMKRRKKANPTEPATLPH from the exons atGCTCTCCGGGGCTCCGCCACCGCCCGCCGGCTTCcccagcccgccgccgcctcaaccgccgccgcccccgccgcccgccgctcccccccacgggccgccgccgccgccgttcCCGGTGAAGGGCGGCCTGCAGATCCGGAAGAATGCCATCACGGACGACTACAAGGTCACCACGCaagtgctggggctgggcatCAACGGGAAAGTTTTGGAGATCTTCAGTAAGAAGAGCGGGGAGAAGTTCGCTCTCAAG ATGTTGCAGGACTGCCCGAAGGCCCGCAGGGAAGTGGAGCTGCACTGGAGGGCGTCGCAATGCGCGCACATCGTCCGCATCATGGACGTCTACGAGAACCTCTACCAGGGGAGGAAGTGTCTGCTCATCGTCATGGAGTG CTTGGACGGCGGGGAGCTCTTCAGCCGAATTCAAGACAGGGGAGACCAGGCCTTCACAGAACGGG aggCTTCAGAGATAATGAAGAGCATTGGGGAAGCCATCCAGTACCTGCACTCAATCAACATTGCACACCGGGACGTGAAG CCGGAAAACCTCTTGTACACCTCCAAAAGGCCCAACGCTGTGCTCAAACTCACAGACTTTGGCTTTGCTAAAGAAACCACCACGCACAACTCCTTGGCCACTCCGTGCTACACACCGTACTACGTGG CCCCGGAGGTGCTGGGTCCGGAGAAGTACGACAAGTCCTGTGACATGTGGTCCCTCGGCGTCATCATGTACATTCT GCTCTGCGGGTACCCCCCCTTCTACTCCAACCACGGCCTGGCCATCTCGCCCGGCATGAAGAAGCGTATCCGAATGGGCCAGTACGAGTTTCCCAATCCCGAATGGTCCGAAGTGTCGGAGGAAG TTAAGCAGCTGATCCGCAACCTGCTGAAGACAGACCCGACCCAGCGCATGACGATAACAGAGTTCATGAACCACCCTTGGATCATG CAATCCATGCAGGTGCCCCAGACCCCGCTGCACACCAGTCGTGTGCTGAAAGAGGAGAAGGATCTATGGGAGGATGTGAAG GAGGAGATGACGAGCGCGCTGGCCACCATGCGAGTGGACTACGAACAAATCAAGATCAAGAAAATCGAAGATTCCTCAAACCCTTTGCTGATGAAGAGGCGGAAGAAAGCAAACCCCACCGAGCCTGCCACGCTCCCCCACTGA